The segment GCGGCCTTGGCCTTCACCACCTCGCCGTGGTGGATCAGCATGATGCCGCCCACCACCGCCCCGATGATCGCCAGCAGTACGGCCCACCCGAGAATCGTTCCGGTCGCCGAGGTCTTGATCGGCTCGGCCTCGGCATCCTCGAGGCGTTGCCGGAGACGCGGCGGCAGCCACGCCCCGGGCGCCGGACCCTGCGAAGGGGGTGGCGGCTCGGACTGACGGTCATCGTTCTCGTTCATGAATCCTCCCAACGCCCCGGTCGAATCTTGTCCCTGTAGCGGGCCGGCCGAAGTCGCTCGCGCGCAAGGGCTGGGGATTGTAGCAGGATGGCGTTTTCGAGCCGAGTTGCGCGCCGGGGCCGAAAATCGCGGCGATTCGACCCGTCCCCCGCCACGGGCAAACCCGTCGAGGAACCGCTAGTCTCCCGGCGTACCCCTGCCGCTTGAGCATTGGAACCTCCTTACCCGGAGCCCCCTCATGAAGCTGCGTGTGACCCTTGCCCCTTTGATCCTGAGCCTCGCTCTCGTTCCGCTCGCCCGCGTGCGGCCGGCCGCCGCCGACGACTCGGGCAATTTCATGATGAAGCTGGGCGACGACACCACCAGCGTCGAGCGCTACGCGCGTTCGGCGTCGAAGCTCGAGGTGGATCAGGTCGGCCGCTCGCCGCGGGTGCTGCGCCGCCACTTCGTCTACGAGTACACGAAGGGCGAGGTCACCAAGTTTTCGCTCACCGTGCTGCCGCCGGTCGGCTCGACGCCGGTGCAGAGCATCGAGGCGACGATTGGGGCCGATTCGCTGCGCATGCAGGTGAAGAACGCCACCGGGCCGGCCCAGAACGTGAGCGTCAAGACCGCGCCGGGAATGTCGGTGGTGGCGCTGTCGAGCCCGTGGAGCGTCTACGAATCGCAGATCATGAGGCTCACTTCGGGGAAGAAGGACACGCTCGGCACGGCGGTCTACTTCCTGGGCGCCGGCAATACCGATTGGCTGAGCTTGAAGAAGCTCGGGCGCGACTCGGTGGTGCTCAGCAACACCCACAATGACGTGTTCCACGTCGCGGTCGACAAGAGCGGCCACGTGATGGGCGTGCTGCCGATCTCGGGCACCGCCAAGTTCGGCGTGCAGCGGCTCCAGAAGCTCGACATCGACGCGATGGCCGCGAACTTCGCGGCGCGCGAGACCGCGGGCGGCAACATGGGCGCGCTGTCGCCGCGCGATTCGGTGAAGGTCATGGCCGGCGGCGCCAACCTGTGGGTGGACTACAGCCGGCCGTCGAAGCGCGGCCGCGCTGTATTCGGCGGCACGCTGGTTCCCTAC is part of the Candidatus Sulfotelmatobacter sp. genome and harbors:
- a CDS encoding DUF2911 domain-containing protein; amino-acid sequence: MKLRVTLAPLILSLALVPLARVRPAAADDSGNFMMKLGDDTTSVERYARSASKLEVDQVGRSPRVLRRHFVYEYTKGEVTKFSLTVLPPVGSTPVQSIEATIGADSLRMQVKNATGPAQNVSVKTAPGMSVVALSSPWSVYESQIMRLTSGKKDTLGTAVYFLGAGNTDWLSLKKLGRDSVVLSNTHNDVFHVAVDKSGHVMGVLPISGTAKFGVQRLQKLDIDAMAANFAARETAGGNMGALSPRDSVKVMAGGANLWVDYSRPSKRGRAVFGGTLVPYGEVWRTGANAATQFKTDKDLVFGSVTVPAGFYTLWTLPTANGWTLIVNSETGQWGTQHKPEKDLYKIPMTVSSLPQVVEKFTISVEPSAQGGTLNLDWDTTRASAAFAVKPSN